In Capillimicrobium parvum, a genomic segment contains:
- a CDS encoding carbohydrate ABC transporter permease — protein sequence MSTNVPTQTGAIAEAPQRGLGRRGRKPISDRAKAERKLGWMLCAPAVVVMIAVTAYPIGYSFYLSLLRADLRFPDQREFIGLDNYVTVLTSSLWWSDFAHTMIIMVISVSIELVLGMLLALIMHRALFGRGLVRTVSLIPYGIVTVVAAYAFLLAFSTPSGGFIPHWLGIEHDLVDQGHPVTSFLVVILAEVWKTTPFMALLLLAGLALVPDELLEAARVDGATAWQRFWRITVPLMKPAILVALLFRTLDAFRIFDSAYIIGQNGTNPKIETVSILGYNQLLNRLNLGLGSAVSVLIFICVMIIALIFIKGLGTSRPGEG from the coding sequence GTGAGCACGAACGTCCCGACCCAGACCGGAGCGATCGCCGAGGCGCCGCAGCGCGGTCTCGGCCGGCGCGGCCGCAAGCCGATCTCCGACCGCGCGAAGGCCGAGCGCAAGCTGGGCTGGATGCTCTGCGCGCCCGCCGTGGTCGTGATGATCGCCGTGACGGCGTATCCGATCGGCTACTCGTTCTACCTGTCGCTGCTGCGCGCCGACCTGCGCTTCCCGGACCAGCGGGAGTTCATCGGCCTCGACAACTACGTCACGGTCCTGACCTCGTCACTGTGGTGGTCGGACTTCGCCCACACGATGATCATCATGGTGATCTCGGTGTCGATCGAGCTCGTGCTCGGCATGCTGCTCGCGCTCATCATGCACCGCGCGCTGTTCGGGCGCGGGCTCGTGAGGACCGTCTCGCTCATCCCGTACGGGATCGTCACCGTCGTCGCCGCCTACGCCTTCCTGCTGGCGTTCTCGACCCCGTCGGGCGGCTTCATCCCGCATTGGCTGGGCATCGAGCACGACCTCGTCGACCAGGGACACCCGGTGACGAGCTTCCTCGTCGTGATCCTCGCCGAGGTCTGGAAGACGACGCCGTTCATGGCGCTGCTGCTGCTCGCCGGCCTCGCGCTCGTCCCGGACGAGCTGCTCGAGGCCGCGCGCGTCGACGGCGCGACCGCGTGGCAGCGCTTCTGGCGCATCACCGTGCCGCTCATGAAGCCGGCGATCCTCGTCGCGCTGCTGTTCCGCACGCTCGACGCGTTCCGGATCTTCGACTCGGCCTACATCATCGGCCAGAACGGCACGAACCCGAAGATCGAGACGGTGTCGATCCTCGGCTACAACCAGCTGCTCAACCGGCTGAACCTCGGGCTCGGGTCGGCGGTATCGGTGCTGATCTTCATCTGCGTGATGATCATCGCGCTCATCTTCATCAAGGGGCTGGGCACGAGCAGGCCGGGAGAGGGATGA
- a CDS encoding carbohydrate ABC transporter permease: MRRWSTDRILGWAAADFVVLVFALFPVLWIVMLSFKSPATVTDGSFIPNEWSTENYSSIFNGNSPFLDALRNSFGIAAIATVIAVVLASMAAYAIARLNFPGKAIMLGAALMIAMFPPISIVGPLYNMWRNLGLYDTWPGLIIPYLTFALPLAIYTLTAFFREIPWELEQAAQVDGATPFQAFRKIIVPLAAPGVATTAILVFIFCWNDFVFAVSLTSTSAAQTVPAALSQFTGVSQFTAPYGSIAAAAVIVTIPIIILVLFFQRRIVAGLTAGAVKG; this comes from the coding sequence ATGCGACGCTGGTCGACCGACCGAATCCTGGGCTGGGCCGCCGCCGACTTCGTCGTGCTGGTCTTCGCCCTGTTCCCCGTGCTGTGGATCGTGATGCTGTCGTTCAAGTCGCCGGCGACGGTGACCGACGGCAGCTTCATCCCCAACGAGTGGTCCACCGAGAACTACTCGAGCATCTTCAACGGGAACAGCCCGTTCCTCGACGCGCTGCGCAACTCGTTCGGCATCGCGGCGATCGCCACCGTGATCGCGGTCGTGCTCGCCTCGATGGCCGCCTACGCGATCGCGCGCCTGAACTTCCCGGGCAAGGCGATCATGCTCGGCGCCGCGCTGATGATCGCGATGTTCCCGCCGATCTCGATCGTCGGCCCGCTCTACAACATGTGGCGCAACCTGGGCCTCTACGACACCTGGCCCGGCCTGATCATCCCGTACCTCACCTTCGCCCTGCCGCTGGCGATCTACACGCTCACGGCGTTCTTCCGGGAGATCCCGTGGGAGCTGGAGCAGGCGGCCCAGGTCGACGGCGCGACGCCGTTCCAGGCGTTCCGCAAGATCATCGTGCCGCTCGCCGCGCCCGGCGTGGCCACCACCGCGATCCTCGTCTTCATCTTCTGCTGGAACGACTTCGTGTTCGCGGTGTCGCTGACCTCGACGTCGGCTGCGCAGACCGTCCCGGCCGCGCTGTCGCAGTTCACCGGCGTGTCGCAGTTCACAGCGCCCTACGGCTCGATCGCCGCCGCGGCGGTGATCGTCACCATCCCGATCATCATCCTCGTCCTCTTCTTCCAGCGCCGCATCGTGGCGGGGCTGACCGCCGGCGCGGTGAAGGGCTGA
- a CDS encoding ABC transporter ATP-binding protein, giving the protein MAEIILDKVTKRYPDGTEAVKQLDLDIADGEFIILVGPSGCGKSTALRMIAGLEDISDGELRIDGDVVNDRAPKDRDIAMVFQNYALYPHMTVRENMGFALKLAKVDKGEIDRKVTDAAKVLDLESQLDRKPANLSGGQRQRVAMGRAIVRDPKAFLMDEPLSNLDAKLRVQMRTEVSRIQSRLGTTTVYVTHDQTEAMTLGDRVAVMRLGELQQVGTPKELYDNPVNLFVAGFIGSPAMNFFSATLDGDTVHMPLGDVSLPDEMRRAVESRGGASRDVIAGVRPEDFEDAELVDRSRHEGGLEFDATIDLVESMGSEIYAYFTHEGEGARSDQISELAADAGGADIPGSEGQQVVARLNADSTVSRGQGARLWLDTSRLHLFDPQSGENLTRREAAPAAA; this is encoded by the coding sequence GTGGCCGAGATCATCCTCGACAAGGTGACCAAGCGGTACCCCGACGGCACCGAGGCCGTCAAGCAGCTCGACCTCGACATCGCCGACGGCGAGTTCATCATCCTCGTCGGCCCGTCCGGGTGCGGGAAGTCGACGGCGCTGCGGATGATCGCTGGGCTGGAGGACATCTCCGACGGCGAGCTGCGCATCGACGGCGACGTCGTCAACGACCGTGCGCCGAAGGACCGCGACATCGCGATGGTCTTCCAGAACTACGCGCTGTACCCGCACATGACGGTGCGCGAGAACATGGGCTTCGCACTGAAGCTGGCGAAGGTCGACAAGGGCGAGATCGACCGCAAGGTCACCGACGCCGCGAAGGTGCTCGACCTCGAGAGCCAGCTCGACCGCAAGCCCGCCAACCTCTCGGGCGGCCAGCGCCAGCGGGTGGCGATGGGGCGGGCGATCGTGCGCGACCCGAAGGCGTTCCTCATGGACGAGCCGCTGTCGAACCTCGACGCGAAGCTGCGCGTGCAGATGCGCACCGAGGTCTCGCGGATCCAATCGCGGCTCGGGACGACGACGGTGTACGTGACGCACGACCAGACCGAGGCCATGACGCTCGGCGACCGCGTGGCCGTCATGCGGCTGGGCGAGCTGCAGCAGGTGGGCACGCCGAAGGAGCTCTACGACAACCCGGTCAACCTGTTCGTCGCGGGCTTCATCGGCTCGCCGGCGATGAACTTCTTCAGCGCGACGCTAGACGGCGACACGGTCCACATGCCGCTCGGCGACGTGTCGCTGCCCGACGAGATGCGCCGCGCCGTGGAGTCGCGCGGCGGCGCGTCGCGCGACGTGATCGCCGGCGTGCGCCCCGAGGACTTCGAGGACGCCGAGCTCGTCGACCGCAGCCGCCACGAGGGCGGCCTGGAGTTCGACGCGACCATCGACCTCGTCGAGTCGATGGGCTCGGAGATCTACGCGTACTTCACCCACGAGGGCGAGGGCGCGCGATCGGATCAGATCAGCGAGCTCGCAGCCGACGCCGGCGGGGCGGACATCCCGGGCTCCGAGGGCCAGCAGGTCGTGGCCCGGCTGAACGCGGACTCCACCGTGTCGCGCGGCCAGGGGGCGCGGCTGTGGCTGGACACGAGCCGACTGCACCTCTTCGACCCGCAGTCGGGCGAGAACCTCACGCGGCGCGAGGCGGCGCCGGCGGCCGCCTGA
- a CDS encoding ParB N-terminal domain-containing protein, with the protein MPPLRTGLSNVDAADDFRRARRQAAYGRLSRVLTREHGDVNVILPFDEVVAALGRTGERELGLQVVELDTIAGTVDRRTGFDRSFRPTSSRVRTRWERVAAAMRRGEPLPPVSLYRVGEVHFVRDGHHRVSAARALGWSDIDAYVTEVLTRVGAGRELRISDLPLKSHERLFRERVPLSPDRAGRIRLTDAHEYGSLAEGVEAWGFRQMQERGELRGRADVAEAWFDHEFAPVIELLREADMLGPGTEADAYHRIASERYELTRSHDWSDEIVARVKAAEHKR; encoded by the coding sequence ATGCCACCGCTGCGCACCGGGTTGTCCAACGTGGACGCCGCCGACGATTTCCGTCGTGCACGACGGCAGGCCGCGTATGGACGACTCAGCCGAGTGCTCACCCGCGAGCACGGCGACGTCAACGTGATCCTCCCGTTCGACGAGGTCGTGGCCGCCCTCGGCCGCACCGGCGAGCGCGAGCTCGGCCTGCAGGTCGTCGAGCTCGACACGATCGCCGGGACCGTGGACCGCCGCACCGGCTTCGATCGCAGCTTCCGCCCGACGAGCTCGCGGGTGCGCACCCGCTGGGAGCGCGTGGCGGCGGCCATGCGCCGCGGCGAGCCCCTGCCCCCCGTGTCGCTGTACCGCGTGGGCGAGGTCCACTTCGTGCGCGACGGCCATCACCGCGTGTCCGCCGCGCGCGCGCTCGGCTGGTCCGACATCGATGCGTACGTCACCGAGGTGCTCACCCGCGTGGGCGCCGGCCGCGAGCTGCGGATCTCCGACCTGCCGCTCAAGAGCCACGAGCGCCTGTTCCGCGAGCGCGTGCCCCTCTCGCCCGACCGCGCGGGGCGCATCCGCCTCACCGACGCTCATGAGTACGGCTCGCTGGCGGAGGGCGTGGAGGCGTGGGGCTTCCGCCAGATGCAGGAGCGCGGCGAGCTGCGCGGCCGCGCCGACGTGGCCGAGGCCTGGTTCGACCACGAGTTCGCGCCGGTGATCGAGCTGCTGCGGGAGGCCGACATGCTCGGTCCCGGGACCGAGGCCGACGCGTACCACCGCATCGCGAGCGAGCGCTACGAGCTCACGCGCAGCCACGACTGGAGCGACGAGATCGTCGCCCGGGTGAAGGCCGCCGAGCACAAGCGCTGA
- a CDS encoding APC family permease: MAVESGSAAPDTLKAGALGFVSNLVIGIASTAPGYSLAATLGFIVAVTGIGLQAPAVLLVSFVPMLLIAAAYYYMNRADPDCGTTFSWVTRAMGPYLGWMGGWAIVVADIIVMANLAQIAGLYSFLLVGWDSAAASTAAVTAVGVAWIVIMTAICVIGIELSARTQVGLLGAEVLTLAAFVVVALVKVASGDAGPGSVDPSLSWLNPFAIDSFSALVSGLLLGIFIYWGWDSTVTVNEESADPTEGPGKAAILATVMLLLIYVLVAFAAQAYAGPKELIDNADDVLSALGKDVFGTPLDKILIIAVLTSAAASTQTTILPTARTSLSMARAKAMPRRLGHIHPRYLTPDVSTILMGALSIAWYVLLTIVSENILFDSLAALGLMIAFYYGLTGYACVIYYRRELTRSVKSFVLIGVAPLLGAAILTAVFVKSCIDLADPANSESGDSWLGIGPPLIIGIGFLVLGVVLMLWWRFGHVEFFRRKPEVVDPAVAAAAPGGDA; encoded by the coding sequence ATGGCTGTCGAATCTGGGTCGGCCGCACCGGACACGCTGAAGGCGGGCGCGCTCGGCTTCGTGTCCAACCTCGTGATCGGCATCGCCTCGACGGCGCCGGGCTACTCCCTGGCGGCGACGCTCGGGTTCATCGTGGCGGTCACGGGCATCGGCCTGCAGGCTCCCGCGGTCCTGCTCGTGTCGTTCGTCCCGATGCTGCTGATCGCCGCGGCCTACTACTACATGAACCGCGCGGACCCGGACTGCGGGACGACGTTCTCGTGGGTCACGCGGGCGATGGGGCCGTATCTCGGCTGGATGGGCGGCTGGGCCATCGTGGTCGCCGACATCATCGTGATGGCGAACCTCGCCCAGATCGCCGGCCTGTACAGCTTCCTGCTCGTCGGCTGGGACTCGGCGGCGGCCTCCACGGCGGCCGTCACCGCCGTCGGCGTCGCCTGGATCGTGATCATGACCGCGATCTGCGTGATCGGCATCGAGCTGTCGGCGCGCACGCAGGTCGGCCTGCTCGGCGCCGAGGTCCTCACGCTCGCCGCGTTCGTCGTCGTCGCGCTCGTCAAGGTCGCGTCGGGGGACGCCGGGCCCGGCAGCGTCGATCCCAGCCTCAGCTGGCTGAACCCGTTCGCGATCGACTCGTTCAGCGCCCTGGTCTCCGGGCTGCTGCTCGGCATCTTCATCTACTGGGGGTGGGACTCCACCGTCACGGTCAACGAGGAGAGCGCGGACCCGACCGAGGGACCGGGCAAGGCGGCGATCCTCGCGACGGTCATGCTGCTGCTGATCTACGTGCTCGTCGCGTTCGCCGCGCAGGCGTACGCAGGTCCCAAGGAGCTCATCGACAACGCCGACGACGTCCTCAGCGCGCTGGGCAAGGACGTGTTCGGCACGCCGCTGGACAAGATCCTCATCATCGCGGTGCTCACGTCGGCCGCGGCATCGACGCAGACGACGATCCTGCCGACCGCCCGAACCTCCCTGTCGATGGCCCGGGCGAAGGCGATGCCGCGCCGGCTCGGGCACATCCACCCGCGCTACCTCACGCCCGACGTCTCGACGATCCTCATGGGGGCGCTGTCAATCGCGTGGTACGTGCTGCTGACGATCGTCAGCGAGAACATCCTGTTCGACTCGCTAGCCGCGCTGGGCCTGATGATCGCCTTCTACTACGGGCTGACCGGCTACGCGTGCGTCATCTACTACCGGCGCGAGCTGACCCGCAGCGTGAAGTCGTTCGTGCTGATCGGCGTCGCTCCGCTGCTCGGCGCGGCGATCCTCACCGCGGTCTTCGTCAAGTCCTGCATCGACCTGGCCGACCCGGCGAACTCGGAGTCCGGCGACTCCTGGCTGGGGATCGGCCCGCCGCTGATCATCGGCATCGGCTTCCTCGTGCTCGGGGTCGTCCTCATGCTGTGGTGGCGGTTCGGCCACGTCGAGTTCTTCCGCCGCAAGCCCGAGGTCGTCGACCCCGCCGTGGCCGCGGCGGCCCCCGGAGGCGACGCGTGA
- a CDS encoding universal stress protein, producing the protein MSTIVVGYDGTEGADVALCEAASLARDLGDRLVLVFSYEVSRLGGEVADYADALRQYGRGVLERGRSQDVLHGLDVELREVEQRPAHGLIAIADEYDARMIVTGSYGERPLKGILVGSTPYRLMHLSERPVLVVRSGGQDGS; encoded by the coding sequence GTGAGCACCATCGTGGTCGGATACGACGGGACGGAGGGCGCGGACGTCGCGCTGTGCGAGGCGGCCTCGCTCGCTCGCGACCTCGGCGACCGTCTCGTGCTCGTCTTCTCCTACGAGGTCAGCCGGCTCGGCGGCGAGGTCGCCGACTACGCCGACGCGCTGCGCCAGTACGGGCGCGGCGTGCTCGAGCGGGGCCGGTCCCAGGACGTCCTCCACGGCCTCGACGTCGAGTTGCGCGAGGTCGAGCAGCGTCCGGCGCACGGGCTGATCGCGATCGCCGACGAGTACGACGCGCGGATGATCGTCACCGGCTCCTACGGCGAGCGACCGCTCAAGGGCATCCTGGTCGGCTCGACGCCGTACCGCCTGATGCACCTCAGCGAGCGGCCGGTCCTGGTCGTGCGCAGCGGCGGTCAGGACGGGTCGTAG
- a CDS encoding AMP-dependent synthetase/ligase, producing MSRGETVTHERAIERSLHAGTLGQMFLAAAERDGVALRFPRDGAIHEWTHRQLGLRARRLAAGLVGLGIAPGDRVALFSETRPEWTLADAAILCAGATVVPIYHTSAPGEAEHVLAHSGARAVIVENAAQLAKVEEIRANCPDLEHVAVIDPVPGAMSIAELAERGADADGALIAGIQASIAPDDVATIVYTSGTTGPPKGCMLTHANLLATMDAYERQLDLSGDVVIFLFLPLAHALARVTELVALDVGGTLAFWSGDAARLIDDLAETRPTHVPSVPRVFEKVHTRALAKGDDGGRLTKTLFDWALATGRTYRRAERRGRVNPLLRARHAAADRLVLAKIRALFGDRIELALTGAAPIAREVLEFFDACGVLVVEGYGMTETCAAATLNTPAEFRFGTVGRALPGTGVRIAEDGEILLSGPNVFAGYYRNPEATAETMDGEWLRTGDLGALEDGYLRITGRKKDLIITSSGKNVSPANIEAALRESRWISQAIVYGDDRPYLVALLTLDMEEAPALAEAAGIPFDAAAIHRDPKVHELVQADVDAANARFARIEQVKRFEVLDHDLTHEAGELTPTQKLKRNVVNERYRDRLEALYDPS from the coding sequence ATGTCACGAGGAGAGACCGTCACTCACGAACGGGCGATCGAGCGCTCGCTGCACGCCGGGACGCTCGGCCAGATGTTCCTCGCCGCCGCCGAGCGCGACGGGGTGGCGCTGCGGTTCCCGCGCGACGGGGCGATCCACGAGTGGACGCACCGCCAGCTCGGCCTGCGCGCACGCCGCCTCGCCGCCGGGCTCGTCGGCCTGGGCATCGCCCCCGGCGACCGGGTGGCGCTCTTCAGCGAGACGCGCCCCGAGTGGACGCTCGCCGACGCGGCCATCCTCTGCGCGGGCGCGACCGTCGTGCCGATCTACCACACGAGCGCGCCGGGCGAGGCCGAGCACGTCCTGGCCCACTCCGGTGCCCGCGCGGTGATCGTCGAGAACGCCGCGCAGCTCGCGAAGGTCGAGGAGATCCGCGCGAACTGCCCGGACCTCGAGCACGTCGCGGTCATCGACCCCGTGCCGGGCGCGATGTCGATCGCCGAGCTCGCGGAGCGCGGCGCCGACGCCGACGGCGCGCTCATCGCCGGCATCCAGGCGTCGATCGCGCCCGACGACGTGGCCACGATCGTCTACACGTCGGGGACCACCGGCCCGCCGAAGGGGTGCATGCTCACCCACGCCAACCTGCTGGCGACGATGGACGCCTACGAGCGCCAGCTCGACCTCTCCGGCGACGTCGTCATCTTCCTCTTCCTGCCGCTCGCCCACGCGCTGGCGCGGGTCACCGAGCTGGTCGCGCTCGACGTCGGCGGCACCCTGGCGTTCTGGAGCGGCGACGCCGCGCGCCTCATCGACGACCTCGCCGAGACGCGCCCCACCCACGTCCCGTCGGTGCCACGCGTCTTCGAGAAGGTCCACACGCGGGCGCTGGCCAAGGGCGACGACGGCGGCCGGCTCACCAAGACGCTGTTCGACTGGGCGCTCGCCACGGGACGGACGTACCGCCGGGCGGAGCGCCGCGGGCGCGTGAACCCGCTGCTGCGCGCCCGCCACGCCGCGGCCGACCGGCTCGTGCTCGCGAAGATCCGCGCCCTGTTCGGCGACCGCATCGAGCTCGCGCTCACCGGCGCTGCGCCGATCGCCCGGGAGGTGCTCGAGTTCTTCGACGCCTGCGGCGTGCTCGTCGTCGAGGGCTACGGGATGACCGAGACCTGCGCCGCGGCGACGCTCAACACGCCCGCGGAGTTCCGGTTCGGCACGGTCGGCCGCGCGCTGCCGGGCACCGGCGTGCGCATCGCCGAGGACGGCGAGATCCTCCTGTCGGGCCCCAACGTCTTCGCCGGCTACTACCGCAACCCCGAGGCGACGGCCGAGACCATGGACGGGGAGTGGCTGCGCACCGGCGACCTCGGCGCGCTCGAGGACGGCTACCTGCGCATCACCGGCCGCAAGAAGGACCTGATCATCACGTCGAGCGGCAAGAACGTCTCACCGGCCAACATCGAGGCGGCGCTGCGCGAGTCGCGCTGGATCTCCCAGGCCATCGTCTACGGCGACGACCGCCCCTACCTCGTGGCACTGCTGACGCTCGACATGGAGGAGGCGCCCGCGCTGGCCGAGGCGGCCGGGATCCCCTTCGACGCGGCGGCCATCCACCGCGATCCGAAGGTGCACGAGCTCGTGCAGGCCGACGTCGACGCGGCCAATGCGCGGTTCGCCCGCATCGAGCAGGTCAAGCGCTTCGAGGTCCTCGACCACGACCTCACGCACGAGGCCGGGGAGCTGACGCCGACGCAGAAGCTCAAGCGCAACGTCGTCAACGAGCGCTACCGCGACCGCCTCGAGGCGCTCTACGACCCGTCCTGA
- a CDS encoding MMPL family transporter — MLRLAKTSIRHPVVALLICIVFAGGLIAISSGITSSVSPSIVVVPGTDSSHAQHLAEAEFGPSVLVPILLEGPKAQLDRQGPALVRELALRRDTRVMSAWDGGEVGAGLRPRPTAAMIVASVAHTEKEMVKTYQAQIDGVVAKQIGGPVHASITGQPSLDRGFKDAAIDATRTGALLTIPILFVVLLLLLRAPVAAAGLALLGGVTALSGLGLMTLLGKVMPVDSIAMALGTMTGLALAVGYGLLVFRRWRQEVDRDVAHHDAAHAAVGTVASTGRAVLVGGTGVVLSLVVAAAIAPTEILTSLGIGAMLCALLAVGGAVVVVPAALTLLGHRALWLSFPAPRPLSAAWDRLATGGGGSVVRHAGTAGMLATALLVALALPIFSLQTGPPGAQLLPTGSPERQSFERVAQVMGPGWPTPFNIVIAAKDRPITDQKLLAQIETFQKQLVKDERVASVVGPGSLAPVSRELGVLPKELKSSTKLLKGGKKKLGELQSGLDDAAAGSQQLQQGLSSAANGAGQLQSGAGQARSGAGQLRNGLGQARSGAAQISGGLGQALDAAQQLRDGAAKLLAGSKQLKGGLGQAVTPVQQGLPIVKQMAADVSSGAEAVKAAQGTSQALIGQLDQAAAQLQGLPADDPAVQSAQAAVQSARQAAEGTAASLNTAAPKISGAAGVAGAFATQVGELSTGLAQLYAGSTQLTDGITQLQAGNSQLAAGIGKLNTGGGRLTDGVTALRDGASRLESGLGQLTTGAGQLAGGLSSGTGPAGRLASGLAGGAQQVAKFRGDLPSPKDLERLMKESPGLFDSGYFVLAAVSGAQPAARNQASFAVNLDRGGSAGQIVVISRTDASSDATRNLGEDLQARVDAFTKATRTEGAVGGPAGQLGDFTTATASRILPVAVALAVIMSLLLMAFLRAIAVPLAAVALDLLTCAATFGAMQLLFGGGNPLLGGPGYVDPMSIIAILAAVFGITMVYEVHLLWRTREKLLASGDPDASIRLALRETAGAGTGAAIAMVAAIVPFAISQLVVVRQLGVGVAVAIVLDGLIVRPVLLPAALEVLGRWGWWPTSRRAPAPPPAAPAEPDRPAREPETRPIAGARA; from the coding sequence GTGCTGCGCCTTGCCAAGACATCCATCCGCCATCCGGTCGTCGCACTGCTGATCTGCATCGTGTTCGCCGGCGGGCTCATCGCGATCAGCTCGGGCATCACGAGCTCGGTGTCGCCGTCGATCGTCGTCGTTCCGGGGACCGACTCCTCACACGCACAGCACCTGGCCGAGGCGGAGTTCGGCCCGAGCGTGCTCGTGCCGATCCTGCTCGAGGGACCCAAGGCCCAGCTCGACAGGCAGGGCCCGGCGCTCGTGCGCGAGCTCGCGCTGCGCCGAGACACGCGGGTCATGTCGGCCTGGGACGGCGGCGAGGTCGGCGCCGGGCTGCGCCCGCGTCCGACCGCCGCGATGATCGTCGCCTCGGTGGCGCACACCGAGAAGGAGATGGTCAAGACCTACCAGGCGCAGATCGACGGGGTCGTCGCCAAGCAGATCGGCGGCCCGGTGCACGCCTCGATCACCGGGCAGCCCAGCCTCGACCGCGGCTTCAAGGACGCGGCGATCGACGCGACCCGCACGGGTGCGCTGCTGACGATCCCGATCCTCTTCGTCGTGCTCCTGCTGCTGCTGCGCGCGCCCGTCGCCGCGGCGGGACTGGCGCTGCTCGGCGGCGTGACCGCGCTGTCGGGCCTCGGCCTCATGACGCTGCTGGGCAAGGTCATGCCGGTCGACTCGATCGCGATGGCGCTCGGCACGATGACCGGCCTCGCGCTCGCGGTCGGATACGGCCTGCTCGTGTTCCGGCGCTGGCGCCAGGAGGTCGACCGCGACGTCGCCCATCACGACGCGGCGCACGCGGCGGTGGGCACCGTCGCGAGCACCGGCCGCGCCGTCCTCGTCGGCGGCACCGGCGTCGTGCTGTCGCTCGTCGTCGCGGCGGCGATCGCGCCGACCGAGATCCTCACGTCGCTGGGCATCGGCGCGATGCTCTGCGCGCTGCTGGCCGTCGGCGGCGCGGTCGTCGTCGTCCCGGCCGCGCTCACCCTGCTCGGCCATCGCGCGCTGTGGCTCTCGTTCCCGGCGCCGCGGCCCCTCTCGGCGGCGTGGGACCGCCTCGCCACGGGCGGCGGCGGATCGGTCGTGCGCCACGCCGGCACCGCCGGCATGCTGGCCACGGCGCTGCTCGTCGCGCTCGCACTGCCGATCTTCTCGTTGCAGACCGGCCCGCCGGGCGCCCAGCTCCTGCCCACGGGCTCGCCGGAGCGCCAGAGCTTCGAGCGGGTGGCGCAGGTCATGGGTCCGGGGTGGCCGACGCCGTTCAACATCGTCATCGCCGCGAAGGACCGGCCGATCACCGATCAGAAGCTCCTGGCCCAGATCGAGACGTTCCAGAAGCAGCTCGTCAAGGACGAGCGTGTCGCCTCGGTGGTCGGCCCGGGCTCCCTCGCCCCGGTCAGCCGCGAGCTCGGCGTGCTTCCCAAGGAGCTCAAGAGCTCGACGAAGCTGCTCAAGGGCGGCAAGAAGAAGCTCGGCGAGCTGCAGAGCGGCCTCGATGACGCCGCGGCGGGCTCGCAGCAGCTGCAACAGGGCCTGTCGTCGGCGGCCAACGGCGCCGGTCAGCTGCAGAGCGGCGCCGGTCAGGCGCGGTCCGGCGCCGGCCAGCTGCGCAACGGCCTCGGCCAGGCGCGCTCGGGCGCGGCGCAGATCTCCGGCGGGCTCGGGCAGGCGCTCGACGCGGCGCAGCAGCTGCGCGACGGCGCCGCCAAGCTCCTCGCCGGCTCCAAGCAGCTCAAGGGCGGCCTCGGCCAGGCGGTCACGCCGGTCCAGCAGGGCCTGCCGATCGTCAAGCAGATGGCCGCGGACGTGAGCTCCGGCGCCGAGGCGGTCAAGGCCGCGCAGGGCACCTCGCAGGCGCTCATCGGCCAGCTGGACCAGGCCGCCGCGCAACTGCAGGGCCTGCCGGCCGACGACCCCGCGGTGCAGTCGGCGCAGGCGGCGGTGCAGTCCGCGCGCCAGGCGGCGGAGGGCACCGCGGCGTCGCTGAACACCGCGGCGCCGAAGATCTCCGGCGCGGCCGGCGTGGCGGGCGCGTTCGCCACCCAGGTCGGCGAGCTCTCGACCGGCCTCGCCCAGCTCTACGCCGGCTCGACGCAGCTCACCGACGGCATCACCCAGCTGCAGGCGGGCAACAGCCAGCTCGCCGCCGGCATCGGCAAGCTCAACACCGGCGGGGGCCGGCTCACCGACGGCGTCACCGCCCTGCGCGACGGGGCGTCGCGCCTCGAGAGCGGCCTCGGCCAGCTGACGACCGGTGCCGGCCAGCTCGCCGGCGGGCTCTCGTCAGGCACGGGCCCGGCCGGCCGGCTCGCCAGCGGCCTCGCCGGCGGCGCCCAGCAGGTCGCGAAGTTCCGCGGCGACCTGCCGTCGCCCAAGGACCTCGAGCGGCTGATGAAGGAGTCGCCGGGCCTGTTCGACTCGGGCTACTTCGTCCTGGCCGCCGTCTCCGGCGCCCAGCCCGCCGCCCGCAACCAGGCGTCGTTCGCGGTCAACCTCGATCGGGGCGGCAGCGCCGGCCAGATCGTCGTCATCTCCAGGACGGACGCGTCGTCGGACGCCACACGCAACCTCGGCGAGGACCTGCAGGCTCGCGTCGACGCGTTCACGAAGGCCACGCGGACCGAGGGCGCCGTCGGCGGCCCGGCCGGACAGCTCGGCGACTTCACCACCGCGACCGCGTCCCGGATCCTCCCGGTCGCCGTCGCCCTCGCCGTCATCATGTCGCTGCTGCTGATGGCCTTCCTGCGGGCGATCGCGGTGCCGCTGGCCGCGGTGGCGCTGGACCTGCTGACCTGCGCCGCGACGTTCGGCGCGATGCAGCTGCTGTTCGGCGGCGGCAACCCGCTGCTGGGCGGCCCGGGCTACGTCGATCCGATGTCGATCATCGCCATCCTGGCGGCGGTCTTCGGGATCACCATGGTCTATGAGGTGCACCTCCTGTGGCGCACCCGGGAGAAGCTCCTGGCCAGCGGCGACCCGGACGCCTCGATCCGGTTGGCGCTACGTGAGACGGCAGGTGCGGGCACCGGGGCCGCCATCGCCATGGTCGCCGCGATCGTCCCGTTCGCCATCAGCCAGCTCGTCGTCGTCCGGCAGCTCGGCGTGGGGGTGGCCGTCGCGATCGTGCTCGACGGGCTCATCGTCCGGCCGGTGCTGCTGCCCGCGGCTCTCGAGGTGCTCGGGCGCTGGGGTTGGTGGCCGACGTCGCGCAGGGCACCGGCGCCGCCACCGGCGGCACCCGCCGAGCCGGACCGGCCGGCGCGTGAGCCCGAGACCCGCCCGATCGCGGGAGCGCGGGCATGA